Proteins from one Calditrichota bacterium genomic window:
- a CDS encoding sugar kinase — protein sequence EGVDENLTNLDTEKFKKMIEKVVAAYPNFKAVATTLRGVKTATVNDWGAICWVDGKFYEATHRPNLEILDRVGCGDSFASGFIYGMMVLQDPKMAVEYGAAHGALAMTTPGDTTMATLK from the coding sequence GAGGGCGTTGATGAGAATTTGACAAATCTGGACACTGAAAAGTTTAAGAAGATGATTGAGAAAGTGGTGGCAGCCTACCCCAATTTCAAAGCCGTGGCTACTACTCTGCGCGGCGTCAAAACAGCGACAGTGAACGACTGGGGCGCGATTTGCTGGGTTGACGGAAAATTTTATGAAGCAACACACAGACCCAATCTGGAAATTTTGGACAGAGTGGGCTGCGGAGACAGTTTTGCGTCCGGTTTCATTTACGGCATGATGGTGTTGCAAGATCCAAAAATGGCAGTCGAATACGGCGCAGCTCACGGCGCGCTGGCAATGACCACACCGGGCGATACAACCATGGCGACGCTGAAATAA